A part of Gracilimonas sp. genomic DNA contains:
- a CDS encoding four helix bundle protein, whose translation MCQRISRDGLHFFNISQSSASEVQSITYILADLNYLPKERRGVKKLG comes from the coding sequence ATGTGCCAGAGAATTAGTCGGGATGGTTTACACTTCTTCAATATTTCTCAAAGCTCAGCTTCTGAAGTACAAAGTATAACCTATATTTTAGCCGACTTAAATTATTTACCTAAGGAGAGGAGAGGTGTAAAGAAATTAGGTTAA
- a CDS encoding arginine deiminase-related protein, with translation MNFTISELEPMPAPQKVLLVKPTYFSVEYVINPHMEGNIGGVDKLAAQNEWEHLKAGYEELGLYVHVEEGRRGYPDMVFCANQSLPNITKDGKKEVIMSVMNSDQRKEEVPFIQNVYEESSYDIVHLDESRFSSFEGMGDAIWHFKKRLLWGGYGYRSSKEVYDVISDTFDTPVIALELIDERFYHLDTCLCMLNSETVLIYPKAFTDEGLELIHTLFPNVIEASKYEAEKLFACNATCPDGKNVFIQQGCVDVNHKLKEAGFKVHEFSTYQFLKSGGSVFCMKMLLW, from the coding sequence TTGAATTTTACAATTTCGGAGCTGGAACCAATGCCTGCTCCGCAGAAGGTTTTATTGGTAAAGCCGACATATTTTTCGGTAGAGTATGTGATTAACCCGCACATGGAAGGTAATATCGGAGGCGTAGATAAGCTTGCCGCTCAGAATGAATGGGAGCATCTGAAAGCTGGATATGAAGAACTCGGACTTTATGTGCATGTGGAAGAAGGCAGGCGTGGATATCCTGACATGGTATTTTGCGCCAATCAAAGCTTGCCGAACATCACTAAAGATGGCAAGAAAGAAGTAATTATGAGCGTGATGAACTCGGATCAGCGAAAAGAGGAAGTGCCTTTTATTCAGAACGTTTATGAAGAAAGCAGCTACGACATCGTACACCTGGATGAAAGCCGGTTTTCAAGCTTCGAAGGAATGGGAGATGCGATCTGGCATTTCAAAAAAAGGTTATTATGGGGTGGATATGGCTACCGCTCATCCAAAGAAGTGTATGATGTAATTTCAGATACTTTTGATACTCCGGTTATCGCTTTGGAGCTCATCGATGAGCGATTCTACCATTTGGATACCTGCTTGTGTATGCTCAATTCCGAAACGGTCTTAATTTATCCTAAAGCGTTCACCGACGAGGGACTGGAGCTTATTCACACCCTTTTCCCAAATGTCATCGAAGCTTCCAAGTATGAGGCCGAAAAACTATTTGCATGCAACGCTACCTGCCCGGATGGCAAAAATGTATTTATTCAACAAGGCTGTGTGGATGTAAATCATAAGCTGAAGGAAGCCGGCTTTAAGGTTCATGAGTTCAGTACCTATCAATTTCTGAAAAGCGGCGGCTCTGTTTTCTGCATGAAGATGCTGCTTTGGTAA
- a CDS encoding D-alanine--D-alanine ligase family protein gives MTQKNLIVAFGGVSPEHEVSVLTAIQAISALEGSPYNCIPLYVTKSGRWLTGEKLMDLSNFKDLPELESNSVSCAFVKDETGKTHLKEQDGGGFFSKPKSYPVYAVLCAFHGSEGENGSFQGVCEMMDVPYSGSGVLGSSLGMNKVKAKLVAAANGIPVTKAVNFYETDWEKEQEDIITVAEEFDYPLIVKPVSLGSSIGVAIANSRDELIDAVETAFRYDEHLLIEEAVNPLMEINCSVMGTPDECRASVCEKPLGQTETLSFEDKYQSGEGADKGMASADRIIPADISDELTKKIQNLATKTFSALDASGLARLDFLVNANTKEVFFNEINTIPGSFSFYLWDKSDLNFTQLLNELIEIGLKKHRAKNGRVRSYETNLLSEKAIKGIKGLKGSKN, from the coding sequence ATGACTCAAAAAAACCTTATTGTCGCTTTTGGAGGCGTGTCTCCAGAACATGAAGTCTCTGTTTTAACAGCCATTCAGGCTATTTCAGCTCTTGAAGGGAGTCCTTATAACTGTATTCCTCTCTATGTTACAAAATCGGGACGATGGCTAACCGGAGAAAAACTTATGGACCTCAGTAACTTCAAAGACCTGCCTGAACTCGAGAGTAATTCCGTTTCCTGTGCCTTTGTAAAAGACGAAACAGGCAAAACCCATCTTAAGGAGCAGGATGGCGGCGGATTCTTTTCAAAACCCAAAAGCTATCCTGTGTATGCAGTCTTGTGTGCATTTCACGGAAGTGAGGGTGAAAATGGCTCATTTCAGGGTGTCTGTGAGATGATGGATGTTCCCTATTCCGGAAGCGGCGTTTTGGGGTCGTCTTTAGGCATGAATAAAGTGAAGGCAAAGTTGGTTGCAGCCGCAAACGGGATCCCTGTTACCAAAGCGGTAAACTTTTACGAGACCGACTGGGAAAAAGAACAGGAAGACATCATTACTGTTGCCGAAGAGTTTGATTACCCGCTGATTGTAAAGCCCGTGAGCCTCGGGAGCAGCATTGGGGTAGCTATCGCCAATTCAAGGGACGAACTGATTGATGCTGTTGAAACTGCCTTTCGTTATGACGAGCACCTGTTAATCGAAGAGGCTGTGAACCCTCTCATGGAAATCAATTGTTCGGTGATGGGAACTCCTGATGAATGCCGGGCCAGCGTTTGCGAAAAGCCTCTTGGACAAACCGAGACTCTTTCTTTTGAAGATAAATACCAGAGCGGGGAAGGAGCAGATAAAGGAATGGCTTCTGCCGACCGGATTATTCCCGCTGATATTTCCGATGAACTCACTAAGAAGATTCAGAATCTGGCCACCAAAACATTTTCTGCTTTAGATGCTTCTGGTTTAGCAAGACTCGATTTCCTTGTTAATGCCAACACTAAAGAAGTCTTCTTTAACGAAATCAATACTATTCCCGGTTCTTTCTCATTCTATCTTTGGGATAAGTCTGATTTAAACTTCACACAATTACTCAACGAACTCATTGAAATCGGGTTAAAGAAACACCGGGCCAAAAACGGACGCGTTCGCAGCTATGAAACCAACTTGCTAAGCGAAAAGGCCATAAAAGGCATTAAAGGATTAAAAGGGAGTAAAAACTAA
- a CDS encoding ABC transporter substrate-binding protein yields MKKLLLLLSPLLVFISCGKELETVTVKTDPSELLNNPADSVYTNINPSQDDFVQIRLGEIAAIESLDPLFASSNSEWRVNNLIYEGLTSLNSSGNPSPALAKSWEVNTDSTQFTFHLRTTVYFHNSPAFENGSGRRFLASDVRYVFERMAHNNVPDFTANHFSDIRGFSAYHNEQTYVKNPAKRALNTIEGIKVRNDSTVVFFMNKPASDFLKRLAHPMASIYAKESVPSNNGPIQKPAGTGRFAFIKKEGNVHLLTQNRGYRGFAPKINRLDIVSGLTERNLYQEFAKKDIDALIEPGSSTLISITDSTGNLLNSVVDSYQLEQTPVYSSYELYYNQHSGQSAQINELLDAIDPRSLLPLSARGSISISMVDSAGVESSNSRQLTITQTTHPFETFLLDKLATKATAQGFSFTMNASYAISEDIALSTRPYPGTQKFLTWKSPVFILNNVSVSGISITHEPWNISLVSVKKTGGS; encoded by the coding sequence ATGAAAAAACTTCTTCTCCTTTTATCTCCTTTACTTGTTTTCATTTCCTGTGGTAAGGAACTGGAGACCGTTACTGTAAAAACAGACCCTTCTGAATTACTTAATAACCCGGCTGACTCTGTTTACACCAATATTAATCCTTCCCAGGATGATTTTGTGCAAATCCGCCTTGGAGAAATAGCGGCAATCGAATCTCTTGATCCGCTTTTTGCTTCATCAAACAGCGAATGGAGAGTAAATAACCTGATTTATGAAGGTCTTACCAGCCTGAACAGCTCCGGCAATCCTTCACCCGCATTGGCTAAAAGTTGGGAAGTAAATACAGACTCCACACAGTTCACCTTTCACCTGAGAACCACTGTTTATTTTCATAATTCGCCAGCCTTCGAAAACGGCTCCGGGCGACGGTTCTTAGCAAGCGATGTTCGTTATGTATTTGAACGAATGGCTCACAATAATGTACCAGACTTTACCGCAAATCACTTTAGTGATATCCGGGGTTTTTCAGCTTATCACAATGAGCAGACCTATGTAAAGAATCCGGCCAAGCGAGCACTCAATACCATTGAAGGCATCAAAGTCCGAAATGACTCCACTGTCGTATTTTTTATGAATAAGCCAGCTTCTGACTTTCTGAAAAGGCTGGCACACCCAATGGCTTCTATTTATGCAAAAGAGAGTGTTCCGTCTAATAACGGTCCCATCCAAAAACCGGCTGGAACCGGCCGATTCGCATTCATCAAGAAAGAAGGCAACGTTCATTTGTTAACACAGAATAGAGGATACCGGGGCTTTGCTCCCAAAATTAACCGGCTCGATATCGTTTCTGGGTTAACGGAAAGGAATTTATATCAGGAATTTGCTAAAAAGGATATCGACGCGCTCATAGAACCCGGAAGCTCAACATTGATTTCCATTACTGATTCAACAGGAAATCTGTTAAATAGTGTTGTGGATTCATATCAACTTGAGCAAACACCTGTTTACTCCTCTTATGAACTTTATTACAACCAGCATTCGGGGCAAAGTGCACAAATAAATGAATTGCTTGACGCTATCGACCCCCGGTCTTTATTGCCTCTTTCTGCACGAGGCTCTATTTCGATTAGTATGGTAGATTCAGCAGGAGTTGAATCTAGCAATAGCAGACAATTAACCATCACTCAGACAACGCATCCATTCGAGACTTTTCTTCTCGATAAGCTGGCTACAAAGGCAACGGCACAGGGTTTTTCATTTACTATGAATGCTTCCTATGCCATCTCCGAGGATATTGCTTTATCTACCCGCCCTTACCCGGGTACTCAGAAATTCCTCACCTGGAAGTCTCCTGTTTTTATTTTGAATAATGTCTCTGTCTCCGGAATTAGCATTACTCATGAGCCATGGAATATCAGCCTGGTGTCTGTTAAGAAAACGGGAGGTAGTTAA
- a CDS encoding NAD(+)/NADH kinase gives MKLGIIANPQKYEVREVLSGTIKWAERKNISLFINADVCEETGLNSTDVLQKTNSDIDSIKASDIVLVMGGDGTILYTARISKDINKPILGINSGRLGFMANTQIEDLERALDCLLNNDYTLDKRSFLLATDSNGNQYHALNEFLFTRRDSISMVNVTAEYDGSLINTYWADGLIVASPTGSTAYNLASGGPIVAPGTEVFLVTPINPHTLTTRPLVLNSNKPLRVVIEKQQSEVQFSYDGQVHEIENFPFEVEILKSDLTFDLVHLPGQDYFETLRNKLMWGMDRRRNQN, from the coding sequence ATGAAACTGGGTATTATCGCTAATCCGCAAAAGTATGAAGTGCGGGAAGTTCTTTCGGGCACCATTAAATGGGCTGAACGAAAGAATATATCGCTTTTTATTAATGCCGATGTTTGTGAGGAAACCGGTCTCAATAGCACGGATGTTCTTCAAAAAACGAATTCGGACATCGATTCTATAAAGGCTTCAGACATTGTGCTGGTTATGGGGGGCGACGGAACCATACTGTATACCGCCCGCATTTCAAAAGATATCAACAAACCGATTCTGGGAATAAATAGCGGGCGACTGGGCTTTATGGCCAACACGCAGATTGAGGATTTGGAACGCGCGCTCGACTGTCTCCTCAATAACGATTACACGCTCGACAAGCGCTCATTTTTACTGGCTACCGATTCAAATGGCAATCAATATCATGCCCTCAATGAATTTTTGTTTACCCGGAGAGATTCCATCTCGATGGTGAATGTAACGGCTGAATATGATGGGAGTCTGATTAACACGTATTGGGCAGACGGATTGATTGTAGCCTCACCAACAGGCTCCACAGCCTACAACCTGGCATCCGGCGGACCAATTGTGGCACCAGGTACCGAAGTGTTTTTAGTTACTCCAATTAATCCTCACACCCTTACAACACGTCCTTTGGTTTTAAATTCCAATAAACCTCTCCGGGTTGTTATTGAAAAACAGCAGAGCGAAGTTCAATTTTCCTATGACGGGCAGGTCCATGAAATTGAAAACTTTCCTTTTGAAGTTGAAATCTTGAAATCCGATTTAACGTTTGATCTCGTGCACCTTCCGGGTCAGGATTATTTTGAAACACTACGGAATAAACTAATGTGGGGAATGGATAGAAGGAGAAATCAGAATTAA
- the mdh gene encoding malate dehydrogenase encodes MKVTVVGAGGNVGSTVVDVLAQRDICKEIVAVDIEKKDGDKTFYPSKGRGLDQWESAPVHLFDTRIKGTVDYADTAGSDVCVITAGVPRRPGMSRDDLLEINANIVSGVSKELAKHSPDTIIIVVSNPLDVMVQVAKEASGLPYERVMGMAGILDTARYRAFIADELDVSPKDIQALLMGGHGDTMVPLPRFTTLSGMPITHFISEERLDEIVERAKKGGGEIVGLMGTSAWYAPGAAAAQMVEAILLDQNRIFPVCAHIDGQYGIDDLYIGVPVKLGNGGIKEVIEVDLNEKEQDLLEESAKAVRSTLEDFRKLMNK; translated from the coding sequence ATGAAAGTAACAGTAGTTGGAGCTGGAGGTAACGTTGGCTCAACCGTAGTTGACGTACTCGCACAACGAGACATTTGCAAAGAAATCGTCGCCGTGGATATTGAGAAGAAAGACGGAGACAAAACTTTTTATCCATCTAAAGGCCGTGGTTTGGACCAGTGGGAATCTGCGCCCGTTCATCTTTTTGATACGCGCATCAAGGGTACCGTAGATTATGCTGACACGGCCGGATCTGATGTTTGTGTGATTACTGCCGGAGTACCCAGACGTCCTGGAATGAGCCGCGATGACCTGCTCGAAATCAATGCTAATATTGTAAGCGGTGTTTCTAAAGAACTGGCTAAACACTCTCCGGATACCATCATTATTGTGGTTTCTAATCCACTTGACGTGATGGTTCAGGTAGCCAAAGAAGCCAGCGGGCTTCCTTATGAGAGAGTAATGGGAATGGCCGGAATCCTTGATACTGCCCGCTATCGTGCATTTATAGCTGATGAATTAGACGTTTCCCCTAAAGACATCCAAGCATTATTGATGGGCGGACACGGTGACACTATGGTTCCGCTTCCAAGATTTACAACCCTTTCCGGAATGCCAATCACCCACTTCATCAGCGAAGAACGATTAGACGAAATCGTAGAGCGAGCCAAAAAAGGTGGTGGAGAGATTGTCGGCCTGATGGGAACCTCAGCATGGTATGCTCCCGGAGCTGCTGCTGCCCAGATGGTTGAAGCTATTCTTCTTGACCAAAACCGAATTTTCCCGGTTTGTGCGCACATCGACGGTCAATATGGTATTGATGACCTCTACATCGGCGTACCTGTGAAACTGGGCAACGGTGGTATAAAAGAAGTGATCGAGGTTGACTTAAACGAAAAAGAACAAGACCTTTTAGAGGAATCAGCCAAAGCAGTGCGCAGTACTTTGGAAGATTTCCGAAAACTAATGAACAAGTAA
- a CDS encoding Gfo/Idh/MocA family oxidoreductase: MDKIKWGIIGCGDVCEVKSGPAFSKIEHSELVAVMRRNAEKAEDYASRHNVPQWFSDADELINHPEVNALYIATPPNAHAVYAQKAAAAGKPVYVEKPMGMNYAECQNMITACEEAGVSLFVAYYRRALPYFLKVKELLEKEAIGKVTSLQINLMQPPKPDDFKNVTEHNNWRTKPDISGGGYFHDLASHQLDLIEFLLGEIEDINGNAANTMDWYNAADVLTASFKFRNNASGTGHWNFTVQPDEKKDEIVILGREGFIRFSTFDGNAPIILNNPSGHKEFSLPYPAHVQQPLIQTIVNELRGKGKCPSTGKSGARANMLMDEITS; the protein is encoded by the coding sequence ATGGATAAAATTAAGTGGGGCATTATAGGATGTGGAGACGTCTGCGAAGTTAAAAGCGGGCCGGCCTTCAGTAAAATTGAGCACTCTGAACTAGTAGCCGTAATGAGGCGCAATGCTGAAAAGGCAGAAGACTATGCATCCCGGCATAACGTTCCCCAATGGTTTTCAGATGCCGATGAGCTTATTAACCACCCCGAAGTAAATGCCCTCTATATTGCGACTCCTCCAAATGCTCATGCTGTTTACGCACAAAAGGCAGCTGCCGCCGGGAAGCCGGTTTATGTAGAAAAACCTATGGGTATGAATTATGCCGAGTGCCAGAACATGATTACCGCCTGTGAAGAAGCTGGAGTATCCCTTTTTGTAGCCTACTATCGGCGGGCGCTACCGTATTTTTTGAAGGTGAAAGAATTATTGGAAAAGGAAGCCATCGGAAAAGTTACTTCTCTTCAAATCAATTTGATGCAGCCCCCAAAACCTGACGACTTTAAAAATGTAACGGAACACAATAATTGGCGAACCAAACCAGATATTTCAGGCGGAGGATACTTTCATGATTTAGCCTCCCATCAGCTTGACCTGATAGAGTTTTTGCTGGGAGAAATTGAGGATATAAACGGAAACGCCGCCAATACAATGGACTGGTACAACGCTGCGGATGTTCTGACTGCCAGCTTTAAGTTCAGAAATAATGCATCGGGTACAGGACACTGGAACTTCACGGTTCAACCCGATGAAAAGAAAGACGAAATTGTAATTTTAGGGCGTGAAGGATTCATTCGGTTTAGCACCTTTGATGGAAATGCGCCCATCATTTTAAACAACCCCTCGGGCCATAAGGAGTTTTCACTTCCATATCCAGCCCATGTTCAACAGCCGCTTATTCAAACAATCGTTAATGAATTAAGAGGAAAGGGCAAATGCCCGAGCACCGGAAAGTCGGGAGCAAGAGCTAACATGCTGATGGACGAGATTACCTCTTGA
- a CDS encoding Xaa-Pro dipeptidyl-peptidase has product MNTFNKYLLSLFVLTLFVLSGSRITAQDIQIPVIENGRAQVIPELENPDNWIREDLWVETEFDSDQDGKPDRMHVDVTRPKQTENGLKLPVVYETSPYYAGTAGMVDGLFWNVRHELGELGSNEVGEGKTRRAHPEVIRRGERPVISNSQIRTWLPRGYVVVHSSSPGTGLSDGAPTVGGENESLAPKAVIEWLAGKDNGYTTRDGNEKVMATWSNGKVGMTGTSYNGTLPLAAATTGVEGLEVVIPVAPNTSYYHYYRSNGLVRSPGGYLGEDIDVLYDFIHSGEESMRASNNERIRDTEMANNMDRRTGDYNQFWASRDYLNDMPGMKAAMLMSHGFNDWNVMPEHSYRIYAKAKEIGLHTQIYYHQFGHGGPPPVEMMNRWFTHYLFDVDNGIQDETGAWIVREYDDPANPTFYPDYPNPAAEPVTLYLNSGAPQKGNLTLTKPDKQGTESLVDNFSFDGESLARAEITDHRLLYVTTPLQDSLHISGLATINIKLASSKPAANLSVWLVSLPWDERRNGRITDNIITRGWADPQNHKSLTESAPLKPGKFYELSFELQPDDQIIRPGQQIGLLIFGSDKEFTIHPDPGTELTVDLDETTLTLPIVGGKGAFGW; this is encoded by the coding sequence ATGAACACGTTCAACAAATACCTGCTTTCGCTCTTTGTACTGACGCTATTTGTGCTGTCAGGCAGCCGGATTACCGCCCAGGATATTCAAATTCCTGTCATTGAAAATGGAAGAGCACAAGTTATTCCTGAACTCGAAAACCCGGATAACTGGATTCGGGAAGACCTTTGGGTTGAAACGGAATTTGACTCAGACCAGGATGGTAAACCTGACCGTATGCATGTAGATGTGACACGCCCCAAGCAAACAGAAAATGGCTTGAAACTTCCGGTGGTGTACGAAACCAGTCCATACTACGCCGGAACCGCGGGCATGGTAGACGGTCTTTTTTGGAATGTTCGACACGAATTGGGTGAACTTGGATCCAATGAAGTTGGAGAAGGAAAAACCCGAAGAGCCCATCCTGAGGTGATTCGCAGAGGAGAACGTCCCGTCATTTCCAACTCTCAAATCAGAACCTGGCTTCCACGGGGATACGTGGTTGTTCATTCTTCTTCACCGGGAACGGGACTTTCTGATGGTGCTCCAACTGTTGGTGGAGAAAATGAGTCACTCGCACCTAAAGCCGTCATTGAGTGGCTGGCCGGCAAAGACAACGGATACACTACCCGCGATGGAAATGAAAAAGTAATGGCAACGTGGTCTAACGGAAAAGTTGGAATGACCGGTACTTCTTACAATGGCACACTTCCTCTTGCCGCTGCTACTACCGGAGTGGAAGGACTGGAGGTTGTTATCCCCGTGGCCCCAAATACTTCTTATTATCATTATTATCGCTCGAATGGACTGGTTCGCAGTCCTGGCGGATATTTAGGTGAAGATATAGATGTGCTTTATGATTTTATTCACAGTGGGGAAGAATCTATGCGCGCCAGCAATAACGAGCGAATCCGGGATACTGAAATGGCTAACAATATGGACCGCCGCACCGGCGACTATAATCAATTTTGGGCAAGCCGTGACTACCTGAATGATATGCCCGGAATGAAAGCGGCTATGTTGATGAGCCACGGTTTCAATGATTGGAATGTGATGCCCGAACACAGCTATCGTATTTATGCCAAAGCCAAAGAAATCGGGCTTCACACTCAGATTTATTACCACCAATTTGGACACGGCGGCCCACCTCCGGTTGAAATGATGAACCGCTGGTTTACTCATTATCTGTTTGATGTAGATAACGGCATTCAGGATGAAACAGGAGCATGGATTGTACGGGAGTATGATGATCCGGCTAATCCTACTTTTTATCCTGACTACCCAAACCCAGCTGCTGAGCCTGTTACCCTTTACCTGAATAGCGGAGCACCTCAAAAGGGAAATCTCACTCTGACTAAGCCTGATAAGCAGGGAACAGAGTCCTTGGTAGACAATTTTTCCTTTGACGGGGAATCATTAGCGCGCGCTGAAATCACCGATCACCGGCTATTGTATGTCACTACGCCTCTACAAGATTCCCTCCACATTTCAGGGTTGGCAACCATAAATATAAAACTGGCAAGCAGCAAACCAGCCGCTAACCTATCGGTTTGGCTGGTTTCCCTTCCGTGGGATGAGCGACGAAACGGCCGCATTACCGATAACATTATAACGCGCGGGTGGGCTGACCCACAAAATCACAAATCATTAACTGAAAGTGCTCCACTCAAACCCGGTAAGTTTTATGAGCTGAGCTTTGAGCTACAACCTGATGATCAAATTATACGTCCGGGCCAGCAAATTGGGCTGTTAATTTTCGGCAGCGATAAGGAGTTCACTATTCATCCGGATCCGGGAACGGAACTGACCGTCGATTTGGATGAAACCACACTTACTCTGCCCATAGTTGGAGGAAAAGGAGCCTTTGGCTGGTAG
- a CDS encoding M28 family peptidase translates to MIKYFPVLLLCVFFVSCSSSEKETRTSPEISDQDVLSHITFLASEEMRGREAGTAEEAAAANYIADLFRSYGLDPAGEDGTYFQEFTINTAVLNNPHASASDTSGEKRLSKNVAALLQGTGNSDEVIIVGAHYDHLGMGAFGSLSSSSEPRIHNGADDNASGTAGVLELAEYFAANRPETDILFLAFSGEEMGLLGSQYYVENPTVELGNVLAMINMDMVGRMSNGRLMIFGVATTDSWESILTEANTDSLDLDLIPDGTGASDHTSFYFKDIPVLHYFTDTHADYHRPSDDTEWINADGQEQLLGHLVRVIEKLDELDKEELVFTQAPGEQQRRVTMNGPTLGVLPDYGYDGEGFRITGVSDGEAADRAGLEGGDIIINIGGMDIADIYKYMEALNELEAGQQTTVTVLRDGEEITFNLLL, encoded by the coding sequence ATGATTAAGTATTTTCCCGTATTACTTCTGTGTGTATTCTTTGTTTCCTGTTCCTCTTCAGAGAAAGAGACAAGAACTTCTCCCGAAATATCTGATCAGGATGTTTTGTCGCATATTACTTTTCTGGCAAGTGAGGAGATGCGGGGACGCGAAGCAGGAACGGCTGAAGAAGCGGCAGCTGCAAATTATATCGCGGACCTTTTCAGAAGTTATGGGTTGGATCCGGCTGGAGAGGATGGCACGTATTTCCAGGAATTCACGATCAATACCGCCGTGTTGAATAATCCACATGCCAGCGCATCGGATACTTCGGGCGAAAAAAGATTGTCTAAAAATGTGGCTGCGTTACTACAGGGAACCGGGAATTCAGATGAGGTAATTATTGTAGGCGCACATTACGATCATTTGGGAATGGGAGCTTTTGGGTCGTTAAGCAGCAGCAGTGAACCCCGAATTCACAATGGTGCAGATGATAACGCCTCGGGCACGGCAGGGGTTCTGGAATTGGCTGAATATTTTGCAGCAAACCGGCCCGAGACGGATATCTTGTTTCTTGCATTTTCCGGGGAAGAAATGGGTCTTTTAGGATCTCAATATTATGTCGAGAACCCAACCGTTGAGCTTGGTAATGTATTGGCCATGATTAACATGGATATGGTAGGACGAATGAGTAACGGACGCCTCATGATTTTCGGGGTAGCTACAACAGATAGCTGGGAATCTATTTTGACCGAAGCCAATACGGATTCCCTGGACTTGGATTTAATACCTGATGGAACTGGCGCCAGTGACCACACCAGTTTTTATTTCAAAGATATCCCGGTTCTACATTACTTCACGGATACCCATGCGGATTACCACAGACCCTCAGACGATACCGAATGGATTAATGCCGACGGACAAGAACAGCTACTCGGTCATTTAGTTCGGGTGATTGAAAAGTTGGATGAACTGGATAAAGAAGAGCTTGTATTTACCCAGGCTCCTGGCGAGCAACAACGAAGAGTAACCATGAATGGCCCGACTTTAGGTGTGCTTCCTGATTATGGCTATGACGGTGAAGGGTTTCGCATTACCGGAGTCAGTGACGGTGAAGCAGCTGATCGCGCTGGATTGGAAGGTGGAGATATTATCATCAACATTGGCGGAATGGATATAGCTGATATCTACAAATACATGGAAGCTCTGAATGAGCTTGAAGCCGGACAGCAAACAACCGTTACGGTTTTACGAGACGGCGAAGAAATTACGTTTAACCTACTGCTATAG